TCTAAAAATATTTTTCCTTCTTTATTTTTAACTATTCTTATAAGCTCTTTTTTAGAGTCTCTATCTTGACATGCTATGCATTTTCTTTGAGGCACTTTTTTTACTTTTTTCAAAGCCATCCCTCCTTACTCTTCTTCTTTGAAATTATCATCTGAGATATCTAACTCATCTTGATTGATAAATTCAGCTTTAATACCCTCATCTTCTATTTCTTTGGAATTTTCAAGATTTATCATTTCTTGTTCTGCTTGAGATTCGCTCTTAATATCTATCTTCCAGTTTGTCAATTTTGCTGCAAGTCTTGCATTTTGGCCTTCTTTACCTATAGCAAGTGATAACTGATAATCCGGAACAATAACTAAGGCAGATTTTTCATCTTCATTTATATCTACTTTAACAACTTTTGATGGGCTAAGCGCTGCTGATATAAACTCTGCTGGATTTTCACTATATTTTATTATATCTATTTTTTCATCACCAAGTTCATCCACTATATTTTTTACTCTAAGTCCTTTTGGACCTACACAAGCTCCAATTGGGTCTATTTTTTCATCTATAGATCTTACTGCCATTTTAGTTCTTGAACCAGCTTCTCTTGCTACTGATTTTATTTGAACTATACCCTCATATATTTCAGGAACTTCTTCTTCAAATAATCTCTTTACTAGACCTGGATGACTTCTTGATACAACTATTTGAGGTCCTTTGTTAGTCTTTTTAACTTCAAGTATATAGAATTTTATTTTTTGACCTGCTTTGTAATTTTCAAATGGGATTTGTTCACTTTGAGTCATTATCCCTTCTATTCTTCCAAGATTTACATAAACAATATTTTTATTTGCTCTAGCAACTTCTCCTGTAACAATTTCATTTTCTTTTTCTATAAATTCATTATACACTATTTCTCTCTCAGCTTCTCTTATTCTTTGAACAACTACTTGTTTTGCTGTCTGAGCTGCAATTCTTCCAAAGTTTTTAGGTGTAACTTCATGCTCTA
This sequence is a window from Clostridioides difficile. Protein-coding genes within it:
- the nusA gene encoding transcription termination factor NusA, which translates into the protein MNHEFMEALNELVVDRGIDKEILIDTIEQALLTAYKKNFGSAQNVRVEFDRDKGDIKVFSQRVVVDESDLYDTFLEIELADAREINPNYELGDIIEHEVTPKNFGRIAAQTAKQVVVQRIREAEREIVYNEFIEKENEIVTGEVARANKNIVYVNLGRIEGIMTQSEQIPFENYKAGQKIKFYILEVKKTNKGPQIVVSRSHPGLVKRLFEEEVPEIYEGIVQIKSVAREAGSRTKMAVRSIDEKIDPIGACVGPKGLRVKNIVDELGDEKIDIIKYSENPAEFISAALSPSKVVKVDINEDEKSALVIVPDYQLSLAIGKEGQNARLAAKLTNWKIDIKSESQAEQEMINLENSKEIEDEGIKAEFINQDELDISDDNFKEEE